A part of Brassica rapa cultivar Chiifu-401-42 chromosome A05, CAAS_Brap_v3.01, whole genome shotgun sequence genomic DNA contains:
- the LOC103867067 gene encoding endoplasmic reticulum oxidoreductin-2 has product MADTDVGNVNAKEKRSPKRLILLIGAVAVVAVAVFLNTQNSSIFDCNCRKAEKQKYIGMVEDCCCDYETVNKLNTEVLHPLLQDLVKTPFYRYFKVKLWCDCPFWPDDGMCRLRDCSVCECPESEFPEPFKKALSKDNPVCQEGKPQGAVDRTVDTRAFTGWTVTDNPWTSDDETDNGEMTYVNLLLNPERYTGYIGPSARRIWDAIYSENCPKYTSEQSCQEEKILYKLVSGLHSSITVHIASDYLLDEAKNLWGQNLTLLYDRVLRYPDRVRNLYFTFLFVLRAVTKAENYLVEAEYETGKDNVIEDLKTKSLMKQLVSDPKTRAACPLPFDEAKLWKGQRGPELKQQIQKQFRNISAIMDCVGCEKCRLWGKLQILGLGTALKILFTVNGEENLRHNLKLQRNEVIALMNLLNRLSESVRFVHEMSPVAERIAEDGKTKPNHNRT; this is encoded by the exons ATGGCGGACACGGACGTCGGAAACGTGAACGCAAAGGAGAAACGATCCCCGAAGCGATTGATTTTGCTGATCGGAGCTGTAGCTGTCGTCGCGGTCGCTGTGTTTCTGAATACTCAGAACTCGTCGATTTTTGATTGCAATTGCCGTAAG GCTGAGAAGCAGAAGTACATTGGGATGGTTGAAGACTGTTGTTGTGATTACGAGACGGTGAATAAGCTCAACACTGAGGTGTTGCATCCACTGCTTCAAGACCTTGTTAAGACACCCTTTTACCGATATTTCAAG GTTAAACTGTGGTGTGATTGCCCGTTTTGGCCTGATGATGGCATGTGCCGGTTAAGAGACTGTAGTGTTTGTGAGTGTCCTGAGAGCGAGTTCCCTGAGCCCTTTAAGAAGGCTTTAAGTAAAGACAATCCTGTTTGTCAAGAAGGGAAGCCACAGGGTGCTGTTGACCGTACCGTAGACACTAGAGCTTTCACGGGTTGGACTGTCACAGATAATCCCTGGACTAGTGATGATGAAACTGACAATG GTGAAATGACGTATGTTAATCTTCTGCTGAATCCTGAACGGTACACTGGCTATATTGGCCCGTCTGCTAGAAGGATATGGGATGCTATATACTCTGAGAATTGTCCCAAAT ATACATCTGAACAGTCGTGCCAAGAGGAAAAGATATTGTACAAACTAGTCTCTGGTCTTCACTCATCTATTACAGTTCATATAGCTTCAGATTATTTACTTGATGAAGCTAAAAACTTG TGGGGTCAAAACCTAACATTGTTGTATGATCGTGTGTTAAGATACCCAGATCGTGTTCGGAACCTTTACTTcacatttttgtttgttctcAGAGCAGTAACAAAG GCAGAAAATTACTTGGTAGAAGCTGAATATGAGACTGGCAAAGACAATGTCATCGAGGACTTGAAGACCAAATCTCTTATGAAACAACTAGTCAGTGATCCTAAGACGAGAGCAGCTTGTCCACTACCATTTGATGAAGCCAAGCTCTGGAAGGGCCAACGTGGTCCAGAATTGAAACAACAAATACAAAAACAGTTCAGAAACATAag TGCAATAATGGACTGTGTAGGCTGTGAGAAATGTCGTCTATGGGGAAAACTTCAGATTCTTGGTCTCGGCACTGCATTGAAAATCCTTTTTACTGTCAACGGTGAAGAGAATCTGCGTCATAAT CTCAAACTGCAAAGGAATGAAGTGATTGCGCTGATGAATCTACTCAACCGGTTATCTGAATCAGTGAGGTTTGTTCATGAAATGAGTCCTGTGGCCGAGAGAATCGCAGAAGATggaaaaaccaaaccaaatcatAACCGAACATAA
- the LOC103867068 gene encoding probable inactive lysine-specific demethylase JMJ19 isoform X2, whose protein sequence is MGIEGNHAYSKTGNMDKLSTPPGFVSQTTFVLRNVHQDRESSRPGQVQEQITGFGMDDASFKLSLSSRPWIVHDDHTKPTSETLKPTKPEERERRIQRVSKNVTLEEAPVFNPTEEEFSDTLSYIATLRDKAEPYGICCVVPPPSWKPPCLLEEKEVWEVSKFDTQVQLFDAANDTTIKKEADDDDDDDNDDEDHTSEENVKFCRVERGPRKTLETFKNFADSYKKRHFSVEDEVLGSKSSSTPSLKQEPTVADVEKEYRQLVESPLVEIEVLYGNDLDTRTFSSGFPLPGASESCKYKTSGWNLNNTAKLPGSLLSYEDCESVGVPRLSVGMFLSSQLWKSEKDRLYSLCYLHVGAPRVWYSVAGCHRSKLMNLFPEMSGELQSKMSREPVMIMSPYALNMEGIPVTRCVQNPGQYVILFPGSCYSAVNCGFNCLEKANFAPIDWLPHGDVAVHQNQEKKKKSLISYDKILLGAAREAVKHLKEYSLSKKKTADNMRWLNACGKEGLFTSIVKSRVKQERSRRQFLASSLKSQRMDKSFDDVSKRECCFCFVDLHFSAVQCSCSDERFSCLSHVRNLCACPSGKKRFLYRYTIDELNVLVEALELQKLSAMFRWGNFDRNYYASSPGIKISQPGDKGKKADEVLPCSDNNNNTRKDVEAGGKEQGKTKVKARSVMEIMKGNDDESGHVQPCSNKPNKTCDGSAGNTAKKPKLG, encoded by the exons ATGGGAATTGAAGGTAACCACGCATATTCAAAAACTGGGAATATGGACAAGTTGTCAACTCCTCCAGGTTTTGTGTCTCAAACAACGTTTGTGCTGAGGAATGTTCACCAAGACAGAGAAAGTTCCAGGCCGGGACAAGTACAAGAGCAGATAACTGGATTCGGTATGGATGATGCTAGTTTCAAGTTGTCTCTTAGCAGCCGACCGTGGATAGTCCATGATGATCACACAAAGCCCACCTCGGAGACCTTAAAGCCAACCAAACCTGAG GAAAGGGAAAGACGGATACAGAGAGTCTCCAAGAACGTAACCCTTGAGGAAGCTCCAGTGTTCAACCCAACCGAGGAG GAGTTCAGTGACACACTCTCGTATATTGCTACCTTGCGTGACAAAGCTGAGCCTTATGGAATCTGTTGTGTGGTTCCTCCTCCTTCGTGGAAACCTCCGTGTCTTCTCGAGGAGAAGGAGGTTTGGGAGGTTTCCAAATTCGACACTCAGGTACAGCTCTTTGATGCTGCTAATGACACAACGATCAAAAAGGaggctgatgatgatgatgatgatgataatgatgatgaggATCATACATCGGAGGAGAACGTCAAGTTTTGTAGAGTAGAACGCGGTCCCAGGAAAACTCTGGAGACCTTTAAGAACTTTGCAGATTCATATAAGAAGAGGCATTTTAGCGTAGAGGATGAGGTTTTGGGTTCCAAGAGTTCTTCAACCCCATCGCTAAAACAAGAGCCAACCGTTGCAGATGTTGAAAAAGAGTATAGACAACTTGTTGAGAGTCCACTTGTTGAAATTGAGGTTCTTTATGGGAATGATCTAGACACCAGAACGTTTAGCAGTGGGTTTCCTTTACCTGGAGCATCTGAGTCTTGCAAGTACAAAACATCAGGTTGGAATCTGAACAATACAGCTAAGCTTCCTGGCTCTCTTCTATCGTATGAAGACTGTGAATCAGTTGGTGTTCCTCGTCTAAGTGTAGGAATGTTTCTGTCTTCCCAGTTGTGG AAATCTGAGAAGGACAGACTCTACTCGCTCTGCTATTTGCATGTGGGAGCTCCTAGAGTGTGGTACTCTGTAGCAGGGTGTCATCGTTCTAAGCTGATGAACTTATTCCCTGAGATGTCAGGAGAACTACAGTCAAAGATGAGCCGTGAACCT GTGATGATAATGTCTCCATATGCACTTAACATGGAGGGTATACCAGTGACCCGGTGTGTTCAGAACCCTGGCCAGTATGTTATCTTGTTTCCAGGGTCATGCTACTCTGCAGTAAACTGTGGCTTCAACTGTTTGGAGAAAGCAAACTTTGCTCCCATTGATTGGTTACCCCATGGGGATGTTGCTGTTCATCAGaatcaagagaagaagaagaaatcattAATATCGTATGATAAGATATTACTAGGAGCTGCACGGGAAGCTGTCAAACACCTTAAGGAGTACTCTCTATCCAAGAAGAAAACAGCAGATAATATGAGATGGCTTAACGCTTGTGgcaaggagggtttgtttaccAGCATTGTTAAG TCAAGGGTGAAGCAAGAGAGGAGTAGAAGACAGTTCCTTGCTAGTTCACTAAAGTCTCAGAGAATGGACAAGAGTTTTGATGACGTGAGCAAGAGGGAATGCTGTTTTTGTTTCGTGGATCTGCATTTCTCCGCTGTCCAGTGTTCATGTTCCGATGAACGTTTCTCGTGTCTGAGCCACGTGAGGAATCTATGTGCTTGTCCGAGTGGGAAGAAGAGGTTTCTGTATAGGTACACCATCGATGAGCTGAATGTTCTTGTGGAGGCGTTGGAGCTGCAGAAACTCAGCGCTATGTTCAGATGGGGGAACTTTGATCGCAACTATTATGCTTCTTCTCCTGGGATTAAAATTTCACAACCTGGAGATAAAGGTAAGAAAGCAGATGAGGTTTTGCCTTGTAGTGATAACAATAATAACACAAGGAAAGATGTTGAAGCTGGAGGGAAGGAGCAGGGTAAGACTAAAGTGAAGGCGAGGTCAGTCATGGAGATAATGAAGGGGAATGATGATGAGTCCGGGCATGTGCAACCTTGTTCTAATAAACCAAACAAGACATGCGATGGTTCTGCTGGCAACACGGCCAAGAAACCGAAGCTGGgatga
- the LOC103867068 gene encoding probable inactive lysine-specific demethylase JMJ19 isoform X1: MNPNKDPILPSRKRFVSISSANDFFAYPVIEKELPLCEFLRKSCFSFISSSGKIILWLVAVKVTIMGIEGNHAYSKTGNMDKLSTPPGFVSQTTFVLRNVHQDRESSRPGQVQEQITGFGMDDASFKLSLSSRPWIVHDDHTKPTSETLKPTKPEERERRIQRVSKNVTLEEAPVFNPTEEEFSDTLSYIATLRDKAEPYGICCVVPPPSWKPPCLLEEKEVWEVSKFDTQVQLFDAANDTTIKKEADDDDDDDNDDEDHTSEENVKFCRVERGPRKTLETFKNFADSYKKRHFSVEDEVLGSKSSSTPSLKQEPTVADVEKEYRQLVESPLVEIEVLYGNDLDTRTFSSGFPLPGASESCKYKTSGWNLNNTAKLPGSLLSYEDCESVGVPRLSVGMFLSSQLWKSEKDRLYSLCYLHVGAPRVWYSVAGCHRSKLMNLFPEMSGELQSKMSREPVMIMSPYALNMEGIPVTRCVQNPGQYVILFPGSCYSAVNCGFNCLEKANFAPIDWLPHGDVAVHQNQEKKKKSLISYDKILLGAAREAVKHLKEYSLSKKKTADNMRWLNACGKEGLFTSIVKSRVKQERSRRQFLASSLKSQRMDKSFDDVSKRECCFCFVDLHFSAVQCSCSDERFSCLSHVRNLCACPSGKKRFLYRYTIDELNVLVEALELQKLSAMFRWGNFDRNYYASSPGIKISQPGDKGKKADEVLPCSDNNNNTRKDVEAGGKEQGKTKVKARSVMEIMKGNDDESGHVQPCSNKPNKTCDGSAGNTAKKPKLG; this comes from the exons ATGAATCCTAATAAAGATCCGATACTTCCTTCGAGAAAGCGTTTTGTTTCAATAAGCTCTGCAAATGATTTTTTTGCGTATCCTGTGATTGAAAAGGAGCTTCCTTTATGTGAATTTCTTCGAAAAAG tTGCTTCAGCTTTATTTCCTCTTCCGGAAAAATAATACTTTGGTTGGTGGCTGTAAAGGTTACAATAATGGGAATTGAAGGTAACCACGCATATTCAAAAACTGGGAATATGGACAAGTTGTCAACTCCTCCAGGTTTTGTGTCTCAAACAACGTTTGTGCTGAGGAATGTTCACCAAGACAGAGAAAGTTCCAGGCCGGGACAAGTACAAGAGCAGATAACTGGATTCGGTATGGATGATGCTAGTTTCAAGTTGTCTCTTAGCAGCCGACCGTGGATAGTCCATGATGATCACACAAAGCCCACCTCGGAGACCTTAAAGCCAACCAAACCTGAG GAAAGGGAAAGACGGATACAGAGAGTCTCCAAGAACGTAACCCTTGAGGAAGCTCCAGTGTTCAACCCAACCGAGGAG GAGTTCAGTGACACACTCTCGTATATTGCTACCTTGCGTGACAAAGCTGAGCCTTATGGAATCTGTTGTGTGGTTCCTCCTCCTTCGTGGAAACCTCCGTGTCTTCTCGAGGAGAAGGAGGTTTGGGAGGTTTCCAAATTCGACACTCAGGTACAGCTCTTTGATGCTGCTAATGACACAACGATCAAAAAGGaggctgatgatgatgatgatgatgataatgatgatgaggATCATACATCGGAGGAGAACGTCAAGTTTTGTAGAGTAGAACGCGGTCCCAGGAAAACTCTGGAGACCTTTAAGAACTTTGCAGATTCATATAAGAAGAGGCATTTTAGCGTAGAGGATGAGGTTTTGGGTTCCAAGAGTTCTTCAACCCCATCGCTAAAACAAGAGCCAACCGTTGCAGATGTTGAAAAAGAGTATAGACAACTTGTTGAGAGTCCACTTGTTGAAATTGAGGTTCTTTATGGGAATGATCTAGACACCAGAACGTTTAGCAGTGGGTTTCCTTTACCTGGAGCATCTGAGTCTTGCAAGTACAAAACATCAGGTTGGAATCTGAACAATACAGCTAAGCTTCCTGGCTCTCTTCTATCGTATGAAGACTGTGAATCAGTTGGTGTTCCTCGTCTAAGTGTAGGAATGTTTCTGTCTTCCCAGTTGTGG AAATCTGAGAAGGACAGACTCTACTCGCTCTGCTATTTGCATGTGGGAGCTCCTAGAGTGTGGTACTCTGTAGCAGGGTGTCATCGTTCTAAGCTGATGAACTTATTCCCTGAGATGTCAGGAGAACTACAGTCAAAGATGAGCCGTGAACCT GTGATGATAATGTCTCCATATGCACTTAACATGGAGGGTATACCAGTGACCCGGTGTGTTCAGAACCCTGGCCAGTATGTTATCTTGTTTCCAGGGTCATGCTACTCTGCAGTAAACTGTGGCTTCAACTGTTTGGAGAAAGCAAACTTTGCTCCCATTGATTGGTTACCCCATGGGGATGTTGCTGTTCATCAGaatcaagagaagaagaagaaatcattAATATCGTATGATAAGATATTACTAGGAGCTGCACGGGAAGCTGTCAAACACCTTAAGGAGTACTCTCTATCCAAGAAGAAAACAGCAGATAATATGAGATGGCTTAACGCTTGTGgcaaggagggtttgtttaccAGCATTGTTAAG TCAAGGGTGAAGCAAGAGAGGAGTAGAAGACAGTTCCTTGCTAGTTCACTAAAGTCTCAGAGAATGGACAAGAGTTTTGATGACGTGAGCAAGAGGGAATGCTGTTTTTGTTTCGTGGATCTGCATTTCTCCGCTGTCCAGTGTTCATGTTCCGATGAACGTTTCTCGTGTCTGAGCCACGTGAGGAATCTATGTGCTTGTCCGAGTGGGAAGAAGAGGTTTCTGTATAGGTACACCATCGATGAGCTGAATGTTCTTGTGGAGGCGTTGGAGCTGCAGAAACTCAGCGCTATGTTCAGATGGGGGAACTTTGATCGCAACTATTATGCTTCTTCTCCTGGGATTAAAATTTCACAACCTGGAGATAAAGGTAAGAAAGCAGATGAGGTTTTGCCTTGTAGTGATAACAATAATAACACAAGGAAAGATGTTGAAGCTGGAGGGAAGGAGCAGGGTAAGACTAAAGTGAAGGCGAGGTCAGTCATGGAGATAATGAAGGGGAATGATGATGAGTCCGGGCATGTGCAACCTTGTTCTAATAAACCAAACAAGACATGCGATGGTTCTGCTGGCAACACGGCCAAGAAACCGAAGCTGGgatga
- the LOC103867069 gene encoding inorganic phosphate transporter 1-4-like yields MADNQLQVLNALDVAKTQWYHFTAIVIAGMGFFTDAYDLFCISLVTKLLGRIYYHEEGSHKPGTLPPNVAAATNGVAFCGTLAGQLFFGWLGDKLGRKKVYGMTLMIMVLCSIASGLSFGDKPKTVMATLCFFRFWLGFGIGGDYPLSATIMSEYANKKTRGAFISAVFAMQGFGIMAGGIFAIIISSIFDAKFPAPAYADDALRSTVPQADFVWRIILMFGAIPASMTYYSRSKMPETARYTALVAKNAQQAASDMSRVLQVEIEPEQILEEISTDKSKSFSLFSKQFMKRHGLHLLGTTSTWFLLDIAFYSQNLFQKDIFSAIGWIPPAQTMNAVQEVFKIARAQTLIALCSTVPGYWFTVVFIDVIGRFAIQLMGFFFMTVFMFALAIPYNHWTHKDNRIGFVIMYSLTFFFANFGPNATTFVVPAEIFPARFRSTCHGISAASGKLGAMVGAFGFLYLAQSPDKNKTDAGYPPGIGVRNSLLVLGVINFLGILFTFLVPESKGKSLEEMSGENESNEQNNNDSRTVEMV; encoded by the coding sequence ATGGCAGATAATCAGTTACAAGTTTTGAATGCACTTGACGTAGCCAAGACGCAATGGTACCATTTTACTGCGATTGTAATTGCTGGAATGGGATTCTTCACCGATGCATACGATCTCTTCTGCATCTCTCTTGTCACAAAGCTACTCGGCCGCATTTACTACCACGAAGAAGGCTCCCATAAGCCAGGGACTCTCCCTCCCAATGTTGCTGCTGCCACCAACGGTGTTGCCTTCTGTGGGACCCTTGCCGGTCAGCTGTTTTTCGGGTGGCTTGGTGATAAGCTCGGGAGGAAGAAAGTGTATGGCATGACGTTGATGATCATGGTTCTTTGCTCCATAGCCTCTGGTCTCTCTTTTGGAGACAAACCAAAAACCGTGATGGCCACGCTATGTTTCTTTAGGTTTTGGCTAGGGTTTGGGATTGGTGGTGACTATCCTTTATCCGCAACAATCATGTCTGAATACGCTAACAAGAAGACACGTGGAGCGTTTATCTCAGCTGTTTTCGCAATGCAAGGGTTTGGGATCATGGCTGGTGGCATCTTTGCTATTATCATTTCCTCTATATTTGATGCTAAGTTCCCAGCGCCGGCCTATGCGGATGATGCCTTGAGATCCACGGTACCTCAAGCAGATTTTGTATGGCGTATAATCCTCATGTTTGGTGCTATCCCTGCGTCGATGACGTATTACTCAAGGTCCAAGATGCCGGAAACCGCGAGATACACAGCTTTGGTTGCTAAAAACGCACAGCAAGCTGCTTCAGACATGTCTAGGGTTCTGCAAGTGGAGATAGAGCCGGAACAGATTTTGGAAGAGATTTCAACGGATAAGTCCAAATCCTTTTCCTTGTTTTCCAAGCAATTCATGAAACGCCATGGACTTCACTTGCTTGGCACTACATCAACATGGTTCCTTCTCGACATCGCTTTCTACAGTCAAAACCTTTTCCAGAAAGATATTTTCAGCGCGATCGGGTGGATCCCTCCGGCTCAGACCATGAACGCGGTTCAAGAAGTTTTCAAGATCGCGCGTGCGCAAACCCTCATCGCCTTGTGTAGCACGGTTCCTGGTTACTGGTTCACAGTTGTGTTCATTGACGTCATTGGAAGATTCGCCATTCAGCTGATGGGATTCTTTTTCATGACGGTCTTTATGTTCGCTTTGGCTATTCCGTACAACCACTGGACTCACAAGGACAACCGCATTGGATTCGTTATCATGTACTCCTTAACATTCTTTTTTGCTAACTTTGGACCCAATGCTACAACATTCGTCGTGCCGGCAGAAATCTTCCCAGCTAGGTTCAGATCAACATGTCATGGTATCTCTGCCGCATCAGGAAAGCTTGGTGCGATGGTTGGTGCGTTTGGATTCTTGTACTTGGCTCAAAGCCCTGACAAGAACAAGACAGACGCAGGATACCCTCCAGGGATTGGGGTCAGGAACTCGCTTCTCGTGTTGGGTGTGATTAACTTCTTGGGTATTCTCTTCACTTTCTTGGTGCCTGAATCCAAAGGCAAATCGCTTGAAGAAATGTCTGGTGAAAATGAAAGCAATGAGCAGAACAACAACGATAGTAGAACTGTCGAAATGGTGTAG
- the LOC103867070 gene encoding inorganic phosphate transporter 1-4-like, protein MAGDQLKVLNALDVAKTQWYHFTAIIIAGMGFFTDAYDLFCISLVTKLLGRIYYHVPGSAKPGTLPPNVAAAVNGVAFCGTLAGQLFFGWLGDKLGRKKVYGMTLMVMVLCSVASGLSFGHEPKAVMATLCFFRFWLGFGIGGDYPLSATIMSEYANKKTRGAFVSAVFAMQGFGIMAGGIFAIIISSAFEAKFPAPAYAEDALRSTVPQADLVWRIILMVGAIPAAMTYYSRSKMPETARYTALVAKDAKLAASDMSRVLQVEIEAEQEKVEEISSNKSKAFSLFSKEFMKRHGLHLLGTTSTWFLLDIAFYSQNLFQKDIFSAIGWIPPAQTMNAIQEVFKIARAQTLIALCSTVPGYWFTVAFIDVIGRFAIQMMGFFFMTVFMFALAIPYNHWTHKENRIGFVIMYSLTFFFANFGPNATTFVVPAEIFPARFRSTCHGISAASGKLGAMVGAFGFLYLAQSPDKNKTDAGYPPGIGVRNSLLVLGVVNFLGILFTFLVPESKGKSLEEMSGENEDNENTKSDSRTVPIV, encoded by the coding sequence ATGGCTGGGGATCAGTTAAAAGTGTTGAATGCACTCGATGTAGCGAAGACGCAATGGTACCATTTTACAGCCATCATAATCGCCGGAATGGGATTCTTCACCGACGCTTACGATCTCTTCTGCATCTCTCTTGTCACCAAGCTCCTTGGCCGCATTTACTACCACGTCCCAGGCTCCGCAAAGCCAGGGACTCTCCCTCCCAATGTTGCTGCTGCCGTGAACGGCGTCGCCTTCTGTGGAACCCTAGCCGGTCAACTCTTTTTCGGGTGGCTTGGAGATAAGCTCGGGAGGAAGAAAGTTTATGGAATGACGTTGATGGTCATGGTCCTTTGCTCTGTCGCCTCTGGTCTCTCTTTCGGACACGAGCCAAAAGCCGTGATGGCCACGCTATGTTTCTTTAGGTTTTGGCTAGGGTTTGGGATTGGTGGTGACTATCCTTTGTCCGCAACAATCATGTCTGAATACGCTAACAAGAAAACTCGTGGCGCGTTTGTTTCTGCGGTTTTCGCTATGCAAGGGTTTGGGATCATGGCTGGTGGCATCTTTGCTATAATCATTTCCTCTGCTTTTGAAGCTAAGTTCCCTGCCCCGGCCTATGCGGAAGATGCCTTGAGATCCACGGTACCTCAAGCAGATCTTGTATGGCGTATAATCTTGATGGTTGGTGCTATCCCTGCGGCCATGACGTATTACTCAAGGTCCAAGATGCCTGAAACCGCAAGATACACAGCTTTGGTTGCTAAGGACGCAAAGCTGGCTGCTTCAGACATGTCTAGGGTTCTTCAAGTGGAGATAGAGGCAGAACAGGAGAAAGTGGAAGAGATCTCAAGTAATAAGTCCAAAGCCTTTTCCTTGTTTTCCAAGGAATTTATGAAACGCCATGGACTTCATTTGCTAGGAACTACATCAACATGGTTCCTTCTCGACATCGCTTTCTACAGTCAAAACCTATTCCAAAAAGATATTTTCAGCGCAATCGGGTGGATACCTCCGGCTCAAACTATGAACGCAATTCAAGAAGTTTTCAAGATCGCACGCGCGCAAACTCTCATTGCCTTGTGTAGCACGGTACCTGGTTACTGGTTCACAGTTGCTTTTATAGACGTCATTGGAAGGTTTGCGATTCAGATGATGGGATTCTTCTTCATGACGGTCTTTATGTTTGCTTTGGCTATTCCGTATAACCACTGGACTCACAAGGAGAACCGAATTGGATTCGTTATCATGTACTCCTTGACGTTCTTTTTTGCTAACTTTGGACCCAATGCTACAACCTTCGTTGTACCGGCGGAGATCTTCCCAGCCAGGTTCAGATCTACCTGCCATGGTATCTCTGCTGCATCAGGTAAACTAGGTGCGATGGTTGGTGCGTTTGGGTTCTTGTACTTGGCTCAAAGCCCTGACAAGAACAAGACAGACGCAGGATACCCTCCAGGTATTGGAGTCAGGAACTCGCTTCTCGTGTTAGGTGTGGTTAACTTCTTGGGTATTCTCTTCACTTTCTTGGTACCTGAATCTAAAGGGAAGTCGCTTGAGGAAATGTCCGGTGAAAATGAAGACAATGAGAACACAAAAAGTGATAGTAGAACGGTCCCAATAGTATAG